From the genome of Halictus rubicundus isolate RS-2024b chromosome 2, iyHalRubi1_principal, whole genome shotgun sequence, one region includes:
- the Pop1 gene encoding POP1 ribonuclease P/MRP subunit isoform X2 — protein sequence MAGKEQFDEFLGGSEKLPNEVHILKLVSSRASEIAAMTHSIENNQQTKLVFQKLPVYMRRRVMSHNVKRLPRRLREAHLNQMTKSGLPPKTKRPSRRYRRRPRNLLSEYNRRQRNKVWLETHIWHAKRFHMVEKWGYRIASHANDRCFKANYRAVAKHCLMQDISYYTCVEIRGPEESLKETLKDHCNPSELTFAAKVFISGTREGTLMFFKRNGYPQFPIGHVHFLWRPSSNSNSKTIWIWVHPSFFDDFFNEIVSSFDFKLNDAEPASSQTIKFSSYKNDQNCKMIVHKNTLNRFRFFGPLTLRVLTETLRLPNVNEKFCSASTIEVEENRMECDEHSQDNQLWHKKYYSSEENLETLKLQKQLWELLKTLKSSSQLPPNIVLGFTVLDPRFYLPEKRTKPRSNVTKMMELMPVPPTNANSTPLWDEEIRRKVTNTCVTIGTINKLRSKCLVPGVSNDKHFNEDIMAKIPILLIQKPGVGNTGLSSAIDIVLPAGWAMPFWLACIFRCVRVGALRESRSIAFEYQNVKSPDTNDPDTPAYAREASSTKKELIEKYLRYPPNRRVNFAKFRIVTPFCCEWRILMKEWTSVEDFFVLRNRKLLQLLQDNLAAEENNRSRPNKSQRTKSSSDFENSFDNRNCLIRVKVSLLKKGCPKRFAIICLPTAEDIKKYKNNRNWSGPVEKLYSDPNEATRKRLRKNHLALLKRLKKQRIRHRKALGDKLRQMLNNDLQILDYENRRKNLLEASREAVHKQSEKMSQLYLSDCTVVRCSCDREVMGYVTTA from the exons ATGGCGGGAAAGGAGCAGTTCGATGAATTTTTGGGCGGGTCTGAAAAATTGCCGAACGAAGTTCACATTCTGAAGCTGGTTTCTTCGAGAGCTAGCGAAATTGCTGCAATGACACATTCTATAG aaaataatCAACAAACGAAACTCGTGTTTCAAAAACTGCCCGTCTACATGCGCAGGCGTGTGATGTCGCACAATGTGAAGCGATTACCGCGCCGATTGCGGGAAGCGCATTTGAATCAGATGACGAAATCCGGTTTGCCGCCAAAAACCAAAAGGCCGTCCCGCAGGTATCGCAGGCGACCGCGCAATTTGCTTTCGGAGTACAATCGAAGACAACGGAACAAAGTTTGGCTGGAGACCCACATCTGGCACGCTAAACGCTTTCACATGGTGGAAAAATGGGGCTACAGGATCGCGAGCCACGCGAACGACAGATGCTTCAAGGCGAATTATCGCGCAGTTGCGAAACATTGTCTGATGCAGGATATCTCGTACTACACGTGTGTAGAAATACGCGGGCCTGAGGAATCTCTGAAAGAAACCTTAAAGGACCATTGTAATCCGTCCGAGTTAACGTTTGCCGCAAAAGTCTTCATTTCCGGTACCCGGGAAGGCACTCTaatgttttttaaaagaaatggctaCCCCCAATTCCCGATTGGTCACGTTCACTTCCTGTGGCGGCCGAGTAGCAATTCGAATTCGAAAACGATCTGGATTTGGGTGCACCCATCgtttttcgatgatttttttaatgaaatcgtATCCAGTTTCGATTTTAAGTTGAATGATGCAGAGCCTGCGAGTAGTCAAACTATTAAATTCAGTTcgtacaaaaatgatcaaaattgTAAAATGATCGTGCACAAAAATACGTTGAACAGATTTCGCTTTTTCGGTCCGCTAACGTTAAGAGTACTAACGGAGACATTACGATTGCCAAATGtcaatgaaaaattttgttctgcGAGTACGATCGAAGTTGAAGAAAACAGAATGGAGTGTGATGAGCATAGTCAAGATAATCAATTATGGCATAAAAAGTATTATAGTAGTGAGGAAAATTTAGAAACTCTGAAACTTCAGAAACAGTTGTGGGAGCTGTTAAAAACACTGAAATCGTCTAGTCAACTGCCACCGAATATTGTTCTTGGATTTACAGTCTTAGATCCGAGATTTTACCTGCCTGAGAAAAGAACAAAGCCACGATCTAATGTCACGAAAATGATGGAATTAATGCCGGTTCCGCCTACAAATGCTAATTCCACTCCACTTTGGGATGAAGAAATACGGCGTAAAGTTACTAACACATGCGTAACAATTGGCACCATTAACAAGCTCAGGAGCAAATGTTTAGTCCCCGGTGTGAGCAACGACAAACATTTTAATGAGGATATCATGGCCAAAATTCCAATACTTTTAATTCAAAAACCAGGAGTTGGTAATACAG GTTTAAGTTCTGCCATAGACATAGTTTTACCAGCAGGTTGGGCAATGCCATTCTGGCTGGCTTGTATATTCCGCTGTGTAAGAGTAGGTGCACTCAGGGAATCGAGATCTATCGCGTTCGAGTATCAAAATGTAAAATCGCCGGATACCAATGATCCAGACACGCCTGCTTATGCGAGGGAAGCATCGAGTactaaaaaagaattaatagaGAAATATTTGCGCTACCCACCAAACAGACGCGTGAATTTTGCAAAGTTCCGAATTGTTACCCCTTTCTGTTgcgaatggagaattctgatgaAAGAGTGGACCAGTGTCGAAGACTTCTTCGTATTACGAAATCGTAAACTATTGCAATTGTTACAAGATAATTTAGCCGCTGAAGAAAATAACAGAAGCAGACCGAATAAATCGCAGAGAACCAAATCAAGTTCCGATTTCGAAAATTCCTTTGAtaatagaaattgtttaatcCGCGTCAAAGTGTCCCTGTTGAAGAAGGGATGTCCTAAAAGATTCGCGATAATATGTTTGCCGACAGCTGAAGATATAAAGAAGTATAAAAACAATAGAAACTGGTCAGGACCTGTGGAAAAGCTGTATTCTGATCCAAACGAAGCTACCAGGAAAAGACTAAGGAAAAACCATTTAGCGCTTTTGAAACGTTTAAAAaagcagaggatacgacatagaAAAGCATTAGGCGATAAACTGAGGCAAATGTTGAACAATGATTTGCAAATCTTAGATTACGAAAACAGGAGAAAGAATTTATTAGAAGCAAGTCGTGAGGCTGTCCACAAGCAATCTGAAAAGATGTCACAGCTGTACCTTTCAGATTGTACCGTTGTAAGATGTTCGTGTGATAGAGAGGTCATGGGATACGTAACAACAG CGTGA
- the Pop1 gene encoding POP1 ribonuclease P/MRP subunit isoform X1 produces the protein MAGKEQFDEFLGGSEKLPNEVHILKLVSSRASEIAAMTHSIENNQQTKLVFQKLPVYMRRRVMSHNVKRLPRRLREAHLNQMTKSGLPPKTKRPSRRYRRRPRNLLSEYNRRQRNKVWLETHIWHAKRFHMVEKWGYRIASHANDRCFKANYRAVAKHCLMQDISYYTCVEIRGPEESLKETLKDHCNPSELTFAAKVFISGTREGTLMFFKRNGYPQFPIGHVHFLWRPSSNSNSKTIWIWVHPSFFDDFFNEIVSSFDFKLNDAEPASSQTIKFSSYKNDQNCKMIVHKNTLNRFRFFGPLTLRVLTETLRLPNVNEKFCSASTIEVEENRMECDEHSQDNQLWHKKYYSSEENLETLKLQKQLWELLKTLKSSSQLPPNIVLGFTVLDPRFYLPEKRTKPRSNVTKMMELMPVPPTNANSTPLWDEEIRRKVTNTCVTIGTINKLRSKCLVPGVSNDKHFNEDIMAKIPILLIQKPGVGNTGLSSAIDIVLPAGWAMPFWLACIFRCVRVGALRESRSIAFEYQNVKSPDTNDPDTPAYAREASSTKKELIEKYLRYPPNRRVNFAKFRIVTPFCCEWRILMKEWTSVEDFFVLRNRKLLQLLQDNLAAEENNRSRPNKSQRTKSSSDFENSFDNRNCLIRVKVSLLKKGCPKRFAIICLPTAEDIKKYKNNRNWSGPVEKLYSDPNEATRKRLRKNHLALLKRLKKQRIRHRKALGDKLRQMLNNDLQILDYENRRKNLLEASREAVHKQSEKMSQLYLSDCTVVRCSCDREVMGYVTTGDFSFAQAKGIGLGYTTLNSLLELMNKKYPFVLVRNTQTRQYRIAKLEVII, from the exons ATGGCGGGAAAGGAGCAGTTCGATGAATTTTTGGGCGGGTCTGAAAAATTGCCGAACGAAGTTCACATTCTGAAGCTGGTTTCTTCGAGAGCTAGCGAAATTGCTGCAATGACACATTCTATAG aaaataatCAACAAACGAAACTCGTGTTTCAAAAACTGCCCGTCTACATGCGCAGGCGTGTGATGTCGCACAATGTGAAGCGATTACCGCGCCGATTGCGGGAAGCGCATTTGAATCAGATGACGAAATCCGGTTTGCCGCCAAAAACCAAAAGGCCGTCCCGCAGGTATCGCAGGCGACCGCGCAATTTGCTTTCGGAGTACAATCGAAGACAACGGAACAAAGTTTGGCTGGAGACCCACATCTGGCACGCTAAACGCTTTCACATGGTGGAAAAATGGGGCTACAGGATCGCGAGCCACGCGAACGACAGATGCTTCAAGGCGAATTATCGCGCAGTTGCGAAACATTGTCTGATGCAGGATATCTCGTACTACACGTGTGTAGAAATACGCGGGCCTGAGGAATCTCTGAAAGAAACCTTAAAGGACCATTGTAATCCGTCCGAGTTAACGTTTGCCGCAAAAGTCTTCATTTCCGGTACCCGGGAAGGCACTCTaatgttttttaaaagaaatggctaCCCCCAATTCCCGATTGGTCACGTTCACTTCCTGTGGCGGCCGAGTAGCAATTCGAATTCGAAAACGATCTGGATTTGGGTGCACCCATCgtttttcgatgatttttttaatgaaatcgtATCCAGTTTCGATTTTAAGTTGAATGATGCAGAGCCTGCGAGTAGTCAAACTATTAAATTCAGTTcgtacaaaaatgatcaaaattgTAAAATGATCGTGCACAAAAATACGTTGAACAGATTTCGCTTTTTCGGTCCGCTAACGTTAAGAGTACTAACGGAGACATTACGATTGCCAAATGtcaatgaaaaattttgttctgcGAGTACGATCGAAGTTGAAGAAAACAGAATGGAGTGTGATGAGCATAGTCAAGATAATCAATTATGGCATAAAAAGTATTATAGTAGTGAGGAAAATTTAGAAACTCTGAAACTTCAGAAACAGTTGTGGGAGCTGTTAAAAACACTGAAATCGTCTAGTCAACTGCCACCGAATATTGTTCTTGGATTTACAGTCTTAGATCCGAGATTTTACCTGCCTGAGAAAAGAACAAAGCCACGATCTAATGTCACGAAAATGATGGAATTAATGCCGGTTCCGCCTACAAATGCTAATTCCACTCCACTTTGGGATGAAGAAATACGGCGTAAAGTTACTAACACATGCGTAACAATTGGCACCATTAACAAGCTCAGGAGCAAATGTTTAGTCCCCGGTGTGAGCAACGACAAACATTTTAATGAGGATATCATGGCCAAAATTCCAATACTTTTAATTCAAAAACCAGGAGTTGGTAATACAG GTTTAAGTTCTGCCATAGACATAGTTTTACCAGCAGGTTGGGCAATGCCATTCTGGCTGGCTTGTATATTCCGCTGTGTAAGAGTAGGTGCACTCAGGGAATCGAGATCTATCGCGTTCGAGTATCAAAATGTAAAATCGCCGGATACCAATGATCCAGACACGCCTGCTTATGCGAGGGAAGCATCGAGTactaaaaaagaattaatagaGAAATATTTGCGCTACCCACCAAACAGACGCGTGAATTTTGCAAAGTTCCGAATTGTTACCCCTTTCTGTTgcgaatggagaattctgatgaAAGAGTGGACCAGTGTCGAAGACTTCTTCGTATTACGAAATCGTAAACTATTGCAATTGTTACAAGATAATTTAGCCGCTGAAGAAAATAACAGAAGCAGACCGAATAAATCGCAGAGAACCAAATCAAGTTCCGATTTCGAAAATTCCTTTGAtaatagaaattgtttaatcCGCGTCAAAGTGTCCCTGTTGAAGAAGGGATGTCCTAAAAGATTCGCGATAATATGTTTGCCGACAGCTGAAGATATAAAGAAGTATAAAAACAATAGAAACTGGTCAGGACCTGTGGAAAAGCTGTATTCTGATCCAAACGAAGCTACCAGGAAAAGACTAAGGAAAAACCATTTAGCGCTTTTGAAACGTTTAAAAaagcagaggatacgacatagaAAAGCATTAGGCGATAAACTGAGGCAAATGTTGAACAATGATTTGCAAATCTTAGATTACGAAAACAGGAGAAAGAATTTATTAGAAGCAAGTCGTGAGGCTGTCCACAAGCAATCTGAAAAGATGTCACAGCTGTACCTTTCAGATTGTACCGTTGTAAGATGTTCGTGTGATAGAGAGGTCATGGGATACGTAACAACAGGTGATTTTTCCTTTGCACAGGCAAAAGGCATAGGTTTAGGATACACAACGTTGAATTCATTGCTCGAATTGATGAATAAAAAATATCCCTTTGTCCTGGTCAGAAATACACAAACGAGACAGTATAGAATTGCTAAATTGGAGGTGATCATttag
- the LOC143365695 gene encoding carbonyl reductase [NADPH] 1, whose translation MTRVAVVTGGNKGIGYAIVKGLCKQFDGIVYLTARDVTRGQDAVKELEKEGLKPKFHQLDITDENSISSFRDYLQKTHQGLDILVNNAAIAFKVAATESFAEQAQETLKVNYFSLRKVCSILYPLLKPHARVVHVSSSAGRLSLIPGESLKKRLSDPNLTEEELDSLMRDFVEAAKAGDHLEKGWANSTYVVSKVGVSALARIHQAMFDSDSREDLVVNSVHPGYVDTDMSSHKGPLKPDEGAVAPIYSALLPENTDIKGKYIWYDKSLVEWTKDA comes from the exons ATGACGCGTGTAGCTGTT GTAACCGGTGGGAATAAAGGAATTGGTTATGCCATTGTGAAGGGACTTTGCAAACAATTCGATGGAATTGTTTATTTAACAGCCCGGGATGTCACTCGCGGACAAGACGCAGTAAAAGAATTGGAAAAAGAGGGTTTGAAGCCGAAGTTTCATCAGCTGGACATTACTGATGAAAACAGTATTAGTAGTTTCCGCGATTATTTGCAAAAGACACATCAAGGACTCGATATCTTAGTAAACAATGCTGCTATTGCATTCAAG gtAGCTGCAACAGAATCATTTGCCGAGCAAGCCCAAGAAACGTTGAAAGTGAATTACTTTAGTTTAAGGAAAGTATGTAGCATACTTTATCCATTATTGAAACCTCACGCACGAGTGGTGCATGTTTCAAGTTCTGCTGGCCGTTTGTCATTGATTCCTGGTGAATCGTTGAAAAAACGCTTGTCCGATCCAAACCTTACTGAAGAAGAATTGGACAGCCTTATGCGTGATTTTGTAGA AGCTGCAAAGGCAGGCGATCATTTGGAAAAGGGTTGGGCCAATTCCACTTACGTCGTCAGCAAAGTTGGAGTGTCTGCTCTAGCCAGAATCCATCAAGCTATGTTTGATTCTGATTCAAGAGAGGATCTTGTTGTGAATTCTGTGCACCCTGGCTATGTTGACACTGATATGTCCAGCCACAAAGGACCTTTGAAACCGGACGAAGGTGCTGTAGCTCCTATCTATTCTGCATTGCTACCAGAAAACACAGACATCAAGGGCAAATACATCTGGTACGATAAATCACTGGTGGAATGGACAAAGGACGCATGA